Proteins encoded in a region of the Salminus brasiliensis chromosome 2, fSalBra1.hap2, whole genome shotgun sequence genome:
- the svip gene encoding small VCP/p97-interacting protein, which produces MGMCLPCLGGAADDVVVTPDPETRRRQLAEAAEKRQKESTHRGIKNPEAVERKKKKQEEMEKQEMSTSPSGGGGLKWQVG; this is translated from the exons ATGGGGATGTGCTTGCCCTGTCTGGGTGGAGCAGCAGACGACGTTGTAGTAACGCCCGACCCC GAAACCAGAAGACGACAGTTAGCAGAAGCAGcagagaagagacagaaagag AGCACACACAGAGGCATTAAAAACCCAGAAGCCGTGgaaaggaaaaagaagaaacagGAGGAGATGGAAAAACAGGAAATGAGCACATCACCCTCAGGAGGTGGGGGGCTGAAG TGGCAGGTTGGCTAA